The proteins below are encoded in one region of Chloracidobacterium sp.:
- a CDS encoding PDZ domain-containing protein, translating into MSFLHCWVRGLPYRSGVWFVLWLGVLGWPSPAAAQPAIAYRVTITASGDAEAEIEMTIRNLANRDAFDVALPAWTPGSYEILNHAKNLFDLTAQTPDGKPLPVQRRDKQTWRVTCRNQPTVVLRYSVLCDRQSVDSNWLGDDYGQLVGAATFLYLPDSRRLPATLTLRLPPGWQAAVPLNQRPEGDYAAESYDALIDAPLLVGRLTRLDFTVRDKPISVVTARPPKDPAGLKAVVAKLVETYADLMGGLPFERYMFQYAPLEDEDEERLEGLEHANGTLINYAPETLLDNPRAKNFLAVTAHEFFHAWNVKRLKPCEFADYALDRELYTPQLWFAEGVTEYYAWRGLRRAGLITAADFDEAVQNALAYVINNPAAKAVSLADASLATWLTGTSNFEDIPLDYYRKGFLVGLLLDIELRVRTANARGLDDLMQRLLREFPANGPGYCAADIVRLAGELADGDLRPFFQRFVEGTDDLPMETALAQAGMTMLVEPLTELDFGFEWEATPAGLEIVEIEPDSPAGASELEEGDLLRTVAGKPVRSEDDFETVLATLRPNTPVKLTVLRDKRPVTVTLTPEVVTTLDVAVGPAPNPTPAQKAIRTALRGE; encoded by the coding sequence ATGTCTTTTCTCCACTGTTGGGTACGGGGGCTGCCGTACCGCTCCGGCGTTTGGTTTGTGCTCTGGCTCGGCGTTCTGGGCTGGCCATCACCGGCGGCGGCGCAGCCGGCAATCGCTTATCGCGTGACCATCACCGCGTCCGGCGACGCCGAAGCCGAGATTGAAATGACCATCCGCAACCTCGCCAACCGCGACGCCTTCGATGTGGCGTTGCCGGCTTGGACGCCCGGTTCGTACGAAATCCTTAACCACGCTAAAAACCTCTTCGACCTGACGGCGCAAACCCCGGACGGCAAGCCGCTGCCCGTGCAGCGCCGCGACAAACAAACTTGGCGTGTGACGTGCCGCAACCAACCTACTGTCGTTCTGCGCTACAGTGTGCTGTGCGACCGGCAAAGCGTGGATTCCAACTGGTTGGGCGACGATTACGGTCAATTGGTCGGGGCGGCGACGTTCCTGTACTTGCCCGATAGTCGGCGTCTGCCCGCCACGCTGACCCTGCGCCTGCCGCCGGGTTGGCAGGCGGCTGTCCCGCTCAACCAACGGCCGGAGGGCGACTATGCAGCGGAAAGCTACGACGCGCTGATTGACGCGCCGCTGCTTGTCGGCCGCCTGACGCGCTTGGATTTCACCGTCCGCGACAAGCCCATCAGCGTCGTCACAGCACGTCCGCCCAAAGACCCGGCGGGTTTGAAGGCTGTGGTCGCCAAGCTTGTTGAGACCTACGCCGATCTGATGGGCGGACTGCCCTTCGAGCGGTACATGTTCCAGTATGCCCCGCTTGAAGACGAAGACGAGGAACGGCTGGAGGGTCTCGAACATGCCAACGGGACGCTCATCAACTATGCGCCCGAAACTTTGCTTGACAACCCGCGCGCCAAAAACTTCCTGGCCGTGACGGCGCATGAGTTTTTTCATGCGTGGAACGTCAAGCGCCTCAAACCGTGCGAGTTCGCCGACTACGCGCTCGACCGTGAGTTGTACACGCCGCAGTTGTGGTTCGCCGAGGGCGTGACGGAATACTACGCTTGGCGTGGTTTGCGGCGGGCGGGTCTCATCACCGCCGCCGACTTTGACGAGGCCGTTCAGAATGCGCTGGCCTACGTGATCAACAACCCGGCCGCCAAAGCCGTCAGCCTCGCCGACGCTTCGCTGGCGACGTGGCTGACCGGAACGAGCAACTTTGAGGACATTCCGCTGGATTACTACCGCAAGGGCTTTTTGGTCGGTTTGCTGCTGGACATCGAACTGCGCGTCCGCACGGCGAATGCGCGCGGCCTTGATGATCTCATGCAGCGGCTGTTGCGCGAGTTTCCAGCGAACGGCCCCGGCTACTGCGCCGCCGACATCGTGCGACTGGCCGGCGAACTGGCGGACGGCGACCTGAGGCCGTTCTTCCAGCGTTTTGTCGAAGGGACGGACGACCTGCCGATGGAAACCGCGCTGGCTCAGGCCGGGATGACGATGCTTGTCGAACCATTGACCGAACTGGATTTCGGCTTCGAGTGGGAAGCGACGCCGGCCGGTTTGGAAATCGTTGAAATTGAACCGGATTCCCCGGCCGGCGCCTCCGAGCTGGAAGAGGGCGACCTGCTGCGCACGGTCGCCGGTAAGCCCGTACGCAGTGAAGACGACTTTGAAACCGTCTTGGCGACATTACGCCCCAACACGCCGGTCAAACTGACCGTCCTGCGCGACAAACGTCCCGTGACGGTCACGCTGACGCCGGAAGTCGTGACGACGTTGGATGTCGCGGTCGGTCCTGCGCCAAATCCGACGCCGGCGCAGAAGGCGATTCGGACGGCGTTGCGCGGCGAGTAA
- a CDS encoding CbbQ/NirQ/NorQ/GpvN family protein, with protein sequence MLEKEPFYLPVGNEVELFTAAYQAKLPVMLKGPTGCGKTRFVEHMAWRFKRPLVTVACHEDLSATDLVGRYLLEGEETVWHDGPLTLAVKHGAMCYLDEVVEARKDTLVLIHPLTDDRRILPVEKRRIVIEAPDEFQFVISYNPGYQSVLKDLKQSTRQRFVAIEFDYPPFEIETAIVVREGGVDEATARDLVTIGQKVRNLRGHGLEEGVSTRLLVYAAQLIRGGVAPVSACQAAIVNPITDDRDLQRSIQEIITTVM encoded by the coding sequence ATCCTTGAGAAAGAACCGTTCTACCTGCCGGTCGGCAACGAAGTCGAGTTGTTCACGGCGGCGTATCAGGCGAAGTTGCCGGTGATGTTGAAAGGCCCGACGGGCTGTGGGAAGACCCGCTTTGTCGAACATATGGCGTGGCGCTTCAAGCGGCCGCTGGTGACGGTCGCCTGTCACGAAGACCTGTCGGCGACCGATCTGGTCGGGCGTTACCTACTGGAGGGTGAAGAGACCGTCTGGCACGACGGGCCGCTGACGTTGGCCGTCAAGCACGGCGCAATGTGCTACTTGGATGAAGTTGTCGAGGCGCGCAAAGACACGCTGGTGCTGATCCACCCGCTGACGGATGACCGGCGCATTCTGCCGGTCGAGAAGCGCCGCATCGTCATTGAAGCGCCCGACGAGTTTCAGTTTGTTATTTCCTACAATCCGGGCTACCAGAGCGTGCTGAAGGATTTGAAGCAGTCCACGCGGCAGCGTTTCGTGGCGATTGAGTTCGACTACCCGCCGTTTGAAATCGAGACGGCGATTGTCGTCCGCGAAGGCGGGGTGGATGAAGCGACAGCGCGCGACTTGGTGACGATTGGCCAGAAGGTTCGCAACCTGCGCGGCCACGGGCTTGAAGAAGGGGTCTCCACACGCCTGCTGGTTTACGCGGCGCAGCTTATCCGAGGCGGCGTTGCGCCGGTCAGCGCCTGTCAAGCGGCGATTGTCAACCCGATTACCGACGACCGTGACCTCCAACGCAGCATTCAGGAAATCATCACAACCGTGATGTAG
- a CDS encoding low molecular weight phosphotyrosine protein phosphatase yields MIRVLFVCTANICRSPMAEGIFRHLVAEAGLADVIETDSAAISPLRIGEPPDPRAQRTMLKRGIDISDLRSREVQRDDFQRFDYLLAMDRANHAYLRSLCPKGCEHKLYMMLEFAPSLGVAEVPDPYAGGEEGFELVYGALEMAARNLLAHIRSRQTSAGGDLM; encoded by the coding sequence ATGATTCGAGTTTTGTTTGTTTGCACTGCCAATATTTGTCGGTCGCCAATGGCGGAAGGTATTTTCCGTCACCTCGTCGCTGAGGCTGGCCTTGCCGACGTGATCGAAACTGACTCAGCCGCCATTTCACCCCTGCGGATTGGCGAACCCCCTGACCCACGCGCGCAACGGACGATGCTCAAGCGTGGCATAGACATCAGCGATTTGCGGTCACGCGAGGTTCAGCGGGATGACTTTCAGCGGTTTGATTACCTACTAGCGATGGACCGCGCCAACCATGCCTACCTGCGCTCGCTCTGTCCAAAGGGCTGTGAACATAAGCTCTACATGATGCTGGAGTTTGCGCCCTCCCTTGGCGTGGCTGAAGTTCCCGATCCATACGCCGGCGGCGAGGAAGGTTTTGAGTTGGTGTACGGTGCGCTTGAGATGGCGGCGCGCAACCTCTTGGCGCACATCCGCAGCCGGCAGACATCAGCGGGCGGCGACCTTATGTGA
- a CDS encoding L,D-transpeptidase has protein sequence MEQAGIASGANRPDQGTISATRQSPLVLLAPLSLQSCAAASLRPPTTPAPTASERLRAAATEAGVPFPLEQVALRVCKRLRRLELWSGGVCVKTYRVALGAEPNLDKEWEGDQRTPVGDFYVCTRNERSRFHLFLGLSYPNAEDAVRGLRAGLISREQHDAILQAQRARARPPWDTPLGGEIGIHGGGVNTDWTAGCVALDNADIEELWLACPLGTPVTITLPPAPG, from the coding sequence ATGGAGCAAGCTGGAATTGCAAGCGGGGCCAACCGTCCCGACCAAGGGACGATTTCTGCGACGCGCCAGTCGCCGTTGGTGTTGCTTGCGCCGCTTTCGCTTCAGTCCTGCGCCGCTGCATCGCTGCGTCCGCCGACGACGCCCGCCCCCACCGCTTCTGAGCGCCTGCGCGCGGCGGCAACGGAAGCCGGCGTCCCGTTCCCGCTTGAGCAGGTTGCGCTGCGCGTCTGTAAGCGCTTACGCCGGCTTGAGTTATGGTCTGGTGGGGTTTGCGTCAAAACCTACCGCGTCGCCTTAGGCGCTGAACCCAATCTGGATAAGGAATGGGAGGGTGATCAGCGAACGCCGGTGGGTGATTTCTACGTTTGCACGCGCAATGAGCGCAGCCGTTTCCACTTGTTTTTGGGGTTGAGTTACCCAAACGCAGAAGATGCCGTGCGCGGGCTGCGCGCTGGACTCATCAGCCGCGAGCAGCATGACGCCATCCTGCAGGCGCAGCGCGCGCGGGCGCGTCCGCCGTGGGATACGCCGCTGGGTGGGGAAATCGGCATCCACGGCGGGGGCGTCAACACCGACTGGACTGCGGGATGCGTGGCGTTGGACAACGCCGACATCGAGGAACTGTGGTTGGCCTGCCCGCTCGGGACACCGGTCACCATCACGCTTCCACCCGCACCGGGTTGA
- the fliQ gene encoding flagellar biosynthesis protein FliQ: MQTFLTLANQTLWLILLLSLPALTVSLIVGLVISLLQALTQIQEQTLTFVPKMIATILTLIFFGSWTFTQLITFTQQVMAYIPRVAALR; encoded by the coding sequence ATGCAGACGTTTCTAACGCTTGCCAATCAGACGCTCTGGTTGATTTTGCTTCTGTCGCTGCCGGCGTTGACCGTCAGTCTCATCGTGGGGCTGGTCATTAGCCTGTTGCAGGCGCTGACGCAAATTCAGGAACAAACCCTGACGTTCGTGCCAAAGATGATCGCCACCATCCTTACCTTGATTTTCTTCGGCAGTTGGACGTTCACGCAGTTGATCACGTTCACCCAACAGGTCATGGCGTACATTCCGAGGGTCGCCGCCTTGCGCTGA